AACTGCGTGGCGCCGGGCTTCATCGAGAGTGCGATGACCGGCAAGCTGAACGACAAGCAGAAGGAAGGCATCATGGCGGCGATCCCGATGCGCCGCATGGGAAGCGGTGCCGAGGTCGCCTCGGCCGTGGCCTATCTCGCCTCGAACGAGGCGGCCTACGTCACCGGCCAGACCATTCACGTCAACGGCGGCATGGCGATGATCTGAGCCGCGGGTTCCGGCGGCCGGGTGATGCAAGCTGCAACCGGCCGCATCAGTGCCTCCGCGCCTTGATGCCAAATGCCTGAAATTCAATGTTGAGCAAGCGAATGTCAGGCATTTTCGGACTTTGCGGCAGACTTAAACCGTGTTAATCGGGCCATGACTGTGCGCAGTCGACCGGTCCGGCCAGGTTGTCCGGCAGCCCCTGCTGCCACGGGTTTCCCCGGTTTGGTTGAATGGATTGCCCGGTGGACCAACTTGGTCTATCAGGCGTGAATGAGTACCGGCGCCAAGAATGGCGCCGCAGAGAAAACGAAGGTCGAGGAACTCCGACATGAGCGATATCGCAGAACGCGTGAAGAAAATTGTTATTGATCATCTTGGCGTCGATGCCGAAAAAGTTAGCGAAGGCGCAAGCTTCATCGACGACCTCGGCGCGGACTCGCTCGACACGGTCGAACTGGTCATGGCTTTCGAAGAGGAATTCGGCGTCGAGATTCCGGACGATGCGGCGGATTCGATCCTCACCGTCGGCGACGCCGTCAAGTTCATCGAAAAGGCCCAGGCCTAATCGTTACCGCGGCCTTGCGGCCGCCGCGGGCCGCAAGTTGCGGCCCGTACAGCCCTGGGGATGTGGGCTGGCCCGCCGTGATTGCGGGTCGCGATCAGCAAAGTGCTCCCGCCTTTCCCTCTGATCGTCGAAACTGCAAGGGAAGCAGGGATCGGGCTCGTCGAACGCGTACCGGTTCAGCTCCGGAATTGAACGTTCAGGGTGGGTCATGGGCATGAGACGTGTCGTTATCACCGGTACCGGCATGGTATCTCCTTTGGGTTGCGGAACCGAGGTTAGCTGGTCGCGTCTTCTGGCCGG
This DNA window, taken from Sinorhizobium fredii NGR234, encodes the following:
- a CDS encoding acyl carrier protein, whose product is MSDIAERVKKIVIDHLGVDAEKVSEGASFIDDLGADSLDTVELVMAFEEEFGVEIPDDAADSILTVGDAVKFIEKAQA